AACGCCCCGTGTGGTGGTCATCACATCTGGAAAGGGTGGTGTCGGCAAGACCACCACAACCGCGAACAGCGGTCTGTCGCTTGCCCGCCTTGGCTTCTTCGCAGTTGCTATCGACGCCGATGTTGGCCCCCGGAACCTCGGTCTTCTCCTCGGGCTTGAGAATCGTGTGAATTACGCCGTTGTCGAGGTGCTCAATGGCGACTGCCGCCTCGATCAAGCCCTTGTTCGCGACAAGCGCTGGTCGAATTTCGAGcttctttgtatttcaaaaccCCGGTCGAAATTGCCGTTAGGGTTCGGGGGAAAGGCCTTGACCTGGCTCGTTGAAGCATTGGAAAGCCCGCGAAGAAGGCCCTCCGGGTTTCATTCTAATCGATTGTCCAGCTGGGATTGATGCAGGGTTTATTACTGCCATAACTCCTGCTAATGAGGCGGTTCTTGTGACCACACCAGATATCACAATTCACAAGCCTGCGGGATGCGGACAGGGTTACGGGATTGCTTGAATGCGATGGGATTAGAGATATTAAGATGATTGTGAATCGGGTTCGAACGGATATGATAAAGGGGGAGGATATGATGTCAGTTTTGGATGTGCAGGAAATGTTAGGGTTGCCATTGTTGGGTGTGATTCCAGAGGATTCCGAGGTTATCAGGAGCACAAATCGAGGGTATCCGTTGGTATTGAATAAACCGCCTGCGCTAGCAGGATTATCGTTTGAGCAGGCGGCGTGGAGGCTGGTGGAGCAGGATAGTATGAAGGCGGTGATGGTGGAGGAGGAGCCAAAGAAACGTGGTTTCTTCTCTTTCTTTGGAGGCTAGGACTTGTTGACACCATTTTCGGAGGATGATCAGCTGGTTCATGATTGTTTCACGGTTTTGTGGTTGATGTGAGCTAAGTGTGCTACGATCTTAGAAACAATTGTGTGTGGATAAACATGATTTGAATGTGATATGTTTCTTGGCAAATTTATGGTTCATTTTCTTTGCATATGGATGGCTGGCTTCATGATTTGAATGTGATATGTTTCTTGGCAAATTTTTGGTTCATTTTCTTTGCATATGGATGGCTAGCTTCGTGAGATTTTGTCCAATTGGAAGGTTGCACATGCGTTCTGATGAGTTCTTGATTTTTTACTTCCTGGTTTCATCTCTCAAGGGAATGGAAAATCAGGTGGCTAAATTTTCCCTTCAATTATTTTGGATTGTATTTCATCATTTTCTTATCTTATATTTAATaatgttattaaaataaaagaatTTGGTCGAATTGTAGCAAAAAGGAGCGGCCGattctatattatattatacacCTTTAAAACATTACTCTCCTTATtttatattcaattttttttatttatttccaGTATGCTTCTCTTTTTTACCATGATTTTTAGAATAGAAATAGATTTCCATTTTACACAAAATATCTTTTTAGATTATTTATATTAACACCCATGTGAtaacaaaaattaataatattttagaacttttattttttttttaaatcagacataaaactttttaataatatatgtaTCTGAGTTTTTATAAAACGAGGTTGCTTAATTAACTCAAGATATATTCGTGTAGGAACCGGGCTAAATTTTGAGATGCCAATGGGGCGACACAAAAAGCGACTCTAAGAATCGCATTCATGATATATTGACAAAGGACAAATTCCAGATACGAGTAGAAGCTTCGGGAGAGCAAGTGAATTTGCCTCCTCTCGCTCCTGCAAATCGATCCTCCTAGAAATCTCACCAATTATATAAACCCCTTCACCCCATCGTTCGTAAGCACCAGTGGAAATTTGTCTATCGTTCGATCTTAATTTCTTTGATTTTCAACGATTTGATCATCATTTTACTCTTGTTCGTCAATGGCGGATGCGAGGATGGCCGATGCAGAGACTTTCGCTTTCCAGGCGGAGATTAACCAGCTTTTGAGTCTGATTATCAACACTTTCTACAGCAACAAGGAGATTTTCCTCCGCGAGTTGATCAGCAACTCGTCCGATGCGTTGGATAAAATCAGGTTCGAAAGCCTGACGGATAAAAGCAAGCTCGATGCACAACCGGAGTTGTTTATCCGCCTCGTAACGGATAAGGTTAATAAAACGCTTTCAATCATAGACAGCGGTATCGGAATGACTAAAGCAGGTATGGGTATTGATAATCGTCTTCTTGTTTTTATTGGTGAAAATTTTTAGTCGCGTATGAAATTTTTTGGAAGTAGTAGTTTCTGATGAGCGGTCCAGTGAGTTGTGTGTTATACGAGAGGAAGATTTGGGATGATGGATGGGaagaaaaatttattgatttttttgttttttaaactgTTCTCAAGTAGTCGTTGTATTTTGGTAGAAATGTTCGATTCGCTTATTTAGTTTAA
This Primulina eburnea isolate SZY01 chromosome 2, ASM2296580v1, whole genome shotgun sequence DNA region includes the following protein-coding sequences:
- the LOC140819222 gene encoding LOW QUALITY PROTEIN: septum site-determining protein minD homolog, chloroplastic-like (The sequence of the model RefSeq protein was modified relative to this genomic sequence to represent the inferred CDS: deleted 2 bases in 2 codons), with protein sequence MISLQPLTNPELYPLSFNSRKPLKKSRSLTIHSLIQYNRKPQLAGETPRVVVITSGKGGVGKTTTTANSGLSLARLGFFAVAIDADVGPRNLGLLLGLENRVNYAVVEVLNGDCRLDQALVRDKRWSNFELLCISKPRSKLPLGFGGKALTWLVEALKAREEGPPGFILIDCPAGIDAGFITAITPANEAVLVTTPDIQFTSLRDADRVTGLLECDGIRDIKMIVNRVRTDMIKGEDMMSVLDVQEMLGLPLLGVIPEDSEVIRSTNRGYPLVLNKPPALAGLSFEQAAWRLVEQDSMKAVMVEEEPKKRGFFSFFGG